ttaatatttgtggtTTTGCATTCAGCTAATTAAATGAGTTTCTTTCAGAGCTTCACTAGCGCAAACTTTCTATTTGCGGGGCTTGGCCATGTCTTCAGCAACATTTGCAATGGCAACTACCAATCTCGTTCCCGTCATGACTTTTATCTTGGCTGTTAGCCTCAGGTGCGTACACCAACACATAAACATCTTTACCGTACTACAAACATGCATCTTGGCTGTTGGATCAGTGATGCACTCTAAATTGTGCGTAGGTCGGAGAAGTTAGGCTGGGATAGAGCGGCAGGGAAAGTAAAAGTGCTGGGAACAATAGTTGGTGTAACTGGTGCAATGATCCTGACATTCTATAAAGGCCCTTGTATAGATATCTGGAACACTCACATTGACCTTCTTAAAAATGGTATTAGCCACGAAGAACATCCTCGATTAATCCAATTATTGGgtatttttttgtgtttttgtggTTCTTTTTGTTATGCTCTCTGGTTGACTGTCCAGGTATGTTATGAATTTATAATCTAAAACATTTCAAGATTTTTACGCTAGAAAACTGTTACATTTTGTAATTGCTATCAATACTAGGCCAAGATTACCAAGCGGTATCCTTTTCCCTACACCAGCATAGCCTTGATGAATGTAGTGGCTTCAGTTCAGTGCACAATATTTACGCTTTGCTTGGAGAGAGATTGGAGTCAATGGAAATTAGGCTTCAACATCAGGCTCTTCACTGCTGCTTATTCCGTAATTATACTAAACCTTCTACAAACTTTACGTATACTTTGCAGAGAGATGGTACAAAATTTTGTGTTCATTTGGGAAGAAGTTAAACTGAAGCTTGCAGGGAATAGGGGCTTCTGGAGTGGCATTTACGATGGCTGCTTGGTGTGTGCAAATGAGAGGCCCTATATTTGTCTCGGCATTTAATCCTCTGACGGTTGTGGTAGGGGTCTTTGCTGCTTCTTTGCTGTTAGATGAAAAGTTACACCTTGGAAGGTACTATTATCTTCATGTTCTGGCATAACcttcatatatatttgttttaagcGATCAGTAAGTGTTTGCAACTCGATGATTTCCCAGTACCAATGCATGGGAACAATTATTTGGTACAACATTAGGAAATACCTATAACTGCActtcttatataattttttcatcACAGTGTGCTTGGAGGAGTGATTATAATATGCGGATTATATGCTGTGCTCTGGGGCAAAAGTAATGAAATGAGAAAGGTTGATCAGTTGCATGCTTTGCCGGTGAAAAGCTGTAACAATCAAACTAAACCGGTTACCGGTTGATGATTACATAATACAATCTGCATATATAATACTGCTGCAATGTTATTGTAGCTGCCCTGTATTAAGACTTAGTGAGAAAATGTGACTATCTTTCTAAAGTTTTCAGTCTATATTTTGCTAGTTACATTTTCGGTTTCTAATTCATTATGTTGTACCAGTGACGACCTTAGCAGAGAAATAATCAGTAAATCAGGTTAGATGATCCTATAAACTGTCATTCTTCGTGGGCTGGAGGTACATAAGATAAAAAGAATACGACGATCTTTAAGGCAGCAGAGTCTTTAAGGGCGTACCAATGCACAAAACTCGAACCTTAGTACTCCCAATTTTGGGAAGGGCTCATAGAATGGTTAAATTACCCGGAACAAGGTTCGATGCTAAAGATCAGAAGTTTTAGAGGACTAGTACTAAAGAAACTATACCCTCTACTTTTGAAGATTCAACTAAAAGAGTTACCTGGAACAAGGTTCGAGCTAAGCATCAGAAGTTTTAGAGAACTAATGTAAAAGAAACTATACCCTCTACTTTTAAAGATTCAGCTGAAAGTGGAATTTGAAGGTATCGGTAGTCATGTGTTTTTTAGGATTTGGATAGACAATATAAGACTTAACTTCAAAATAAAATCCATATACTAATTAAGCTATATTACACCTACGCTTCATTTTCCTTGGGGTTGTTGGTTAATAGGCTTTTTAGTCATTCAATTTATGACCATTTTTCTTTGGGTGTTGGTTGATAGACTTTTTAGTCACTCAATTTATGACCAACTTGCATGCAATTGAGTACTAAACTTTAAAAATTCGCAATCAACTAACTGAACTTTGTATCTAGATAGTTGTCGTCAGTGTCGTTAACGAAATGCATGGAACGGATGAAAATGTcaatcttttgaaaaatatatttatttatgcgggcacttttataattttataaaattcaaatttttatggGTGCGTTTTTATAATTTCgtaaaatttataatagtaGAAAAATGTcaatttttcgaaaaatatctttatattttttaatttcatggGTGCATTTTTATTAAATAGATATCGAGTTCAAACGACTCCATTTAGCTTACCTTATTTTCCACAAATAAGTCCATATCTCTAgaaaaaatatgcaaatatgtacTTTTTCCGAAAATTAGCACatatttttgctaaataatgAATATGAAACATGCTTATAAGCTAATACATAATCGAATGGACCCTAATTTGTTGaactaataaaattttcattatgaCAATCGCAAAGATCTAACTGTATTAATGTTTTCCGTTAAAATCAAACTAGAGTTAACAATTGTGCAAACTATTAATGTTCAATGACAAAATAGCaagttaaatttaattttatgatcAGTTTCCAAGTTTTTGGATTTCAATGATGTAACTGCAAGTTGACAATGAATTTAGTCACTTTTTAGCACCCGTACATAAATGTGGAAACTCCAACATTTATTTTAagccaaaaatatataaataaaaaaattcaaaatattgtcGAGACACTCGGATAGATATCTATGTTAGACATTTTTAAACAAGTTCGGATAATATAGTCAAAAAGTTATTCTGACCCATGACTATGTACTTGAAATGATATGCagcttaaaataaattatatgttatcaAACACAATGTAAATCTGTTTAAATAAATACTGAcatcatttaattattaaatgaaGCTTTAATATCTATACTCAAATCAGTtatatatcaataaaataaatgtCAGAAATAAATACTACATTtaagaaagtaaaataaaaaataattaaaagctgCATTTAAAAACATGTGGTCAGAACATTCACACATAAGACATGCTatcatatttttacaaattttcctAAAATCTAACCGCTAAAGACAAGAAGCCAGATctcttttgtaaaaaaatatcattataaaAAGTATACATAAACAGCATGAAGATTTTAGGTGAGTATTTAtggaataataaatattaattaaatgcaCGCCACATATTTTCCCTATAAATTCCTTTCTGTCTCTAGTACGTCTGAGACCACAAGTAATTGAGAAGCTAGAAACAATAATTAGGCAGTTTTTAAACTTTCCATTTGCAAGCAAACAGAGTTATGGGCAAAATCATATTTGGAATTCTCTGCATTTGTGTCGTTTATGCAACACTTAGCATAAACTTGCCTGTTACAGTCGGTATGAACGTTTCTTTGTCCCAAATTACATATCTCTTTCAGTTTTCGATAAGCCAAATTGACCCGATCTTCGACTAActgttacaaaatatttatttattattacgGGTGTAGCGAACAAAGAAGAGAGAATGTGGTCGCAAAATCTAGACGGCGGCCATCCAATAACCAGCAACACGACGATACCGGTAAACAACTGCAACAGTCAGAGCTGCCGGAGTGCATGTCTGTCGAGTAAACCTGGTGGTAATCTGGCATCAGTAAAGTGTCAAGATGTTGATACATGTGTTTGTACTTGGCTCAATGGTATTTTACCCCAAGATTGAATTACACCCttcatgtaatttttttaaatatattttagatgagtATTACCGTAGCAGAAAGATTTATTAACTTCTTGATTGTGGTTTTCTTTTGTTGAATTCGAGTTTATTATCTGGAAAAGTGTCTCCTTTGAAATATCTAAAGtcccaaataaaaaaaagtgtGTGAAAGAGTTTTTCGATTGGTCGGATGGTTCAAGTACAATAGCGAAAACATACGAGTTATAGTTGAAAAGCATCAGAATAACCTATACAGGATCTTATAATATTATAGCTGAAAAGCATCAGAATAACCTGCAATTATCAGGCTTATGAAACGAAAATTATCATTGGCATAAAGGAAGAAGCTATACAGGATCTTACAGAAAGTTCGAATTCGCATGGCCACATTGACTATGCATCAGTGTTCTTCATACACTGCTAGTGAAGATGAATATTGATGTTTAAGAAACCCATGAACCAGAACTCAAAATATCTTTCGTAATTATATCCACGTATTTCCTTGACGGATCATTTACGTCTTCGCTTGAATGGCTCTCTAAATTTTAGGAAAAACAAAAATGGATTTGTGCTTACTTTGCCTGTATTTAGGAGATGCAAAGTATTGATTAGAAGGGAAATACAGACGTCCTTTGTgtgacttctcaaaataattagcACTGATAGATAGACATTTGCGTGACTTCTCAGATGAATATGCTGTTGAGCTTGTTGGAATTCCAAATACATGTTCCGCACTCTTATTCTTCATATTTGATGAATTCTCAGATGATCAATGCTTAGCTCTGGTTCTTTCTCTTGTTTCAGTGTAGTATTTATAGGAAAGTCGAGACGGTTAAATAATCTTTAATCTTAGTGCATGACTCTTCTCGGGCTTATTGACAAGACAAAAGCGAAGGCATGAAATTCAAGATAAAAAAAGATATCAAACATGCATGCTTGTGCCTGCTTTCTTTAGGAAAAATGTAGAGACCATTAACCAACAAGAAATTGAACATGATGATATTTGGAAATACCATCAAACTACATGATCTCGACATAATGTTGTAATCATGAACCGCAGTGAATCCTGAGGGAATGTTAATTCAAGATTGACCCGAGCAGGAGTTGTTTATTTGAACAATGAAAGCCATGCACAAATAGTTTGAGACAATCTTTCCTGCCCTGGtgcttacttttttttttgataagcctAAAGGATATTCATTAGTATCATCTGTTCTATATTAAATTCGATATAGGTGAGAATCGAACCCAAGACCATGGGGATGACAAACGGATAACTCTATCAACCCATTCCAGATGCTTACTTGGTTTGCAGACATTTTCGACTTCTTAATCTATCTTGAATGCTTTGGAAAACCATCATCCCGATGTGTAAAGTACTGAACTTTATGCGGCCATCCAAATTAACCCTTAAGAATACATAACAATTACCTATCGGCTGTTTGAGAACTTATCCGGAATAGAGTTAATCCATCAAAAGACCTATTTGGCTGTTTGAAAACTTATCCGGAATAGAGTTAGGTACTGTttgggttgctgttgcagacagcaacgacagttttttgctgaaaaacagATGAAAAACTATTTGGTAAATCTAACAACAGTTTTTCCGAACATCAGCTTTTAgttgaaaagctgcttttagaaaaagcaagTCCTCTTATACTTTTGAAAAAAGCTGCTTTTCCATTTTTTCGGAAAGCTGTTACAAATTTCATTGTCAAACCtcatcaaaaacattattttttatattataaatcaaaataagcaaatttcaaaaaattaacaaacaattatctgatttctaccacaacactttttttactagcattttttctgacagcacagccATTTTTAACGGCACTTCCAAATAGACTCTTAATCCATCAAAAGTCATCGACCAATCTTCATATTGGAGTGTACAACAAATGCATACTAGAAAAATTTATGTTAGGAAGAAGAACCATTCACATTAAAATCAATACACTCATAGCTAGCCAAGAAAAATCCGTACTTACTTTATAGCTAAACTATATGCTAAAAATTAATAACCAGGTGAAGCTAATGTAATAATTGTATATGTATCAAATTAGTctaaatgttaaattttagtTTACTTCAATATCTTACCATATAGGTTTTTTTGATAACAACGTATATAcacatttaacatatatatactaacAATTCAAAAAATTTGTAAACTTTTGTAACACACAAAAAGTATGATCCTGatgaaatacatatattttacatTGACCTTAAGAATAAATCagaattaaacaaatcaatgtTTTTTCCCTAGCCTGGTGTATTAATAATTAGGATGTAATCCGCGACTCTAAATTTGAACATGAAAACTGTAATTGTCTATATGGAGTAGAGGAGTAGATAATCTACAAGTCTATTGCAGATGACTAATAGATCATGATTTTAAGACCTGGATGTTACAGCTTCGTTCTGCGAAATTTGTGTCTTTACTTTTCGACAACTTGATTCTGAGAATctttgttagaatataatatatgattctgGTAAACCATCCTCCCAACACCTCGAGATCTAACAGAATTTATCATTTACCATGGTATCAAATTGACCAATATTTGattgaatattataatatatttatttattgttacAGGTGTAGTATACAAAGAAGAGAGAAAGTGGTCCCAAAATTTAGAGGCGGTCATCCAATAACCAACAACACTACGATACCAATAAGCAACTGCAACACTGAAAGCTGCCGGAGAGCATGCCTGTCGAGTAAACCTGGAGGTAATCTGGTATCAGTAAATTGTCAAGATGAtgatacatactccctccgtcccttccatttctttacactttcctttttggggtgtcccatccaattcttcaCATTTCAAAAGTTACCAaatatagtcaatgggtcccaccacttctccacttttctttccttttcacactacttttactccactatcttctttttatacattaaaaatcaatgtgtcccaccacttcacccacttttctttctctttttcactactttatacatatttcttaacctccgtgtccaacccatttgataagaaatgggagggacggagggagtatgtgtttGTACTTGGCTCAACGGTATTTTGTCCAAGGATTAAACTACACCATGTAAtttattcaaacaaaaatattttggatGAATGTTATCTTAACAAAAAGATTTATTAACTTCTTCATTGTGGTTTTCTTTTGTTGAATTCAAGTTTATTATCTTGAAAAGTGAAATATCTAAAATCCAATGTCAAAAAATTTCAAGTCAAAAAAACAGGGTGCCTGTCCTGAAATATTATTGTCAAAGAATTTTTCGGTTCATCGATGGTATAAGTACAATATCAAAAACATTAGCCCGTTTGGGTAGAATTAAAATTATGACTTATAGTTTAAGTTGACTTAATTTAATAAACGTTTGGCTTAAATTgtctgtttggataatttttattatagatgacttataattttttaacataataataataaaaatagatttaatagattatttattttagtgttgaaattgatttttattaaaaaaatcataaaaataaccTAAGTTGATCAAAAACGTACATcctattaatttatgattttatctCAGTCTTGTGACCCTTGGTGGCCAAGCCGCACGGATTTATtttcgggctcctcccaaaaAGCCTTATAATAATGGAGTTGTtaggctgcttatattcaaaacaaattctctTTATCTTTTCGATGTGGGATTTGGGTTGACACCCACTCAACACTTTCATGGACATCTTTTATTCATAACTAGAGAAAAAAACGCGCTCCGCGCGAGTGAGAAAAATAGAATATAAGacattttaaaagatatttatgatttatagtTTTTTGAATCCTTTTATTCTATAATTGTTgttgaaatataagaaaatatagtttTTCTTTCACGGGAACAGAGATTGTGACTAAGATCAATGAACTGCGTAGGCACTGTATTTCGCATGCTATTTTGTCTTACAAATTGCTCACCTTTATTATTATATCACCAACAACATCTGCTTCTACTTCATTATTATCCACTTTCTGTTGCTGCTGCCTCATAAATGCGACTAAATGCTTCTGAAGATTATTGTAATTGTTGGTCACCTCATCCACCATGTCCCTCAGTCTCTGATTCTCGGAGTTCATTCCTTCCAACTCAGCACGATGCACCACTAGCTGAAACACTTAAAACATTGCACATGAAAGCAGATAACAATGTTAAGTTCAAGTGTACCTCAGGCTCATGGTGCCAGGCTTGATATGCCATGTTTGAGGCAGAGCGGTCCTTGAGATAGTGCCAAGGCCTATCCCATCCCTTTCCATCTAAAAGATGCAACAGGTGTTCAAGATCATTCTTCGTGACAAGATCATGTTCTTTAGTTGAGTTTCCATTGATCAGCCTGCAGATATAAAAGCAATTAGAGAAAGAACTTCTGTTTACATCCTATATAACTTTAAGCAAAGTCTCACATAGGGTTAGGGTTACCTACTACAGAGAAGTGGCCATTCAAAAATAGAGCAtgctaaaaaaactaaaatagaaGCATATAGCAGCACAATGCCAGTTGCAGCTGTATGCTTCTATTATAAATCCGGACTACTCTTTTATCCAGCCTGTACAGTTTTATTAAGCAATTTAATTATTCCAGCTTGTTTTCCTAACAAAAAactctaaaatattaatcagtTAAAAATAGAAGAGGACATGACTTGTTTTATGATGCCTAGAAAGGTATGAACTCTTATTATTGAAACAATAGATATCTTCCAAAGAAGCAGTAAGCTATGCTATACTTCCGTTTCACAACTGCATCCAGATAGAAGGAAGACACTTTGCCTTGAGAGTAAAGTTACCGTTCCTCAGAACATATCCTCAAGATATTCCAGTTGGAATTCCTGCATTAATCTAGTTGCTACGTCTACAACCTGAAATAGTCTAGTCCACACGTCCTGCATATCAATTGTGTCATTGTTGTCATGGAATGCTAATTATGAAAACGGCCATTTGACTATTCTGTGCAATTAAAATCGGTTCAGTTACCAGACTTCCATCAGTAGAGCCAAATCATCACAATTACACATTCACGGCTAGCTTATCTGACTAATCATATTGGTACCAGCAAATAATCAGATATAACCAGTCTCCAACTTCATGTTAACAAAATCATTTGCAAGGAAAACTAAATAAGTATGTCGTAGCTGTAGTTTGCagtttgattaatt
This genomic window from Daucus carota subsp. sativus chromosome 7, DH1 v3.0, whole genome shotgun sequence contains:
- the LOC108194394 gene encoding WAT1-related protein At1g68170; this translates as MEKLRVSANGLKPTLVMIVVQMSFSAMNIFYKLAAMDGMNLNILVAYRFLFAAAFMLPLALFVEGNKLMKLTWTILSQTFVSGLVGASLAQTFYLRGLAMSSATFAMATTNLVPVMTFILAVSLRSEKLGWDRAAGKVKVLGTIVGVTGAMILTFYKGPCIDIWNTHIDLLKNGISHEEHPRLIQLLGIFLCFCGSFCYALWLTVQAKITKRYPFPYTSIALMNVVASVQCTIFTLCLERDWSQWKLGFNIRLFTAAYSGIGASGVAFTMAAWCVQMRGPIFVSAFNPLTVVVGVFAASLLLDEKLHLGSVLGGVIIICGLYAVLWGKSNEMRKVDQLHALPVKSCNNQTKPVTG